In Streptomyces violaceusniger Tu 4113, one DNA window encodes the following:
- a CDS encoding class I SAM-dependent methyltransferase, giving the protein MSGEDACRDGYEGYEDFDRLALDRSGQADAFDTISDRYDEAFPYKEGQIAAGQWLAESLPPGSRLLDVGCGTGLPTARQLVDAGHEVVGIDISPGMLKLARDNVPEATFHHVDIVDLRVGGRYGPGGPLELGPFDGIAGYFTLLLLPRPEIPYALRTLHAVLRPGGLLGLGMVEADIDDFPIPFLGNSVRVSGYLRDELRQVVREAGFEILGEDSHAYAPASTDVPPEIQLYLNCRRRA; this is encoded by the coding sequence GTGAGCGGTGAGGACGCGTGCAGGGACGGTTACGAGGGCTACGAGGACTTCGACCGCCTCGCACTGGACCGCAGCGGTCAGGCGGACGCCTTCGACACCATCAGCGACCGCTATGACGAGGCCTTTCCGTACAAGGAGGGCCAGATCGCGGCCGGTCAGTGGCTGGCCGAATCGCTGCCGCCCGGCTCCCGGCTGCTCGACGTCGGCTGCGGTACGGGCCTGCCCACGGCCCGTCAGCTTGTGGACGCGGGGCACGAGGTGGTCGGGATCGACATCTCCCCGGGGATGCTCAAGCTGGCCCGGGACAATGTGCCGGAGGCCACCTTCCACCATGTGGACATCGTCGATCTGCGGGTGGGCGGACGGTACGGCCCGGGAGGCCCCCTGGAGCTCGGCCCCTTCGACGGCATCGCCGGCTACTTCACGCTGCTGCTGCTGCCCCGCCCGGAGATCCCGTACGCACTGCGGACCCTGCACGCGGTGCTCAGACCCGGGGGGCTGCTGGGGCTGGGCATGGTGGAGGCGGACATCGACGACTTCCCCATCCCGTTCCTCGGCAACTCGGTCCGGGTATCCGGTTATCTGCGGGACGAGCTGCGCCAGGTCGTACGTGAAGCGGGCTTCGAGATCCTCGGGGAGGACTCACACGCGTACGCCCCGGCCAGCACGGACGTACCACCCGAGATCCAGCTCTATCTGAACTGCCGACGACGTGCCTGA
- a CDS encoding class II fumarate hydratase: protein MTDESHRDDSPREGYRIEHDSMGEVRVPAHAKWRAQTQRAVENFPVSGQRLERAHIEALARIKGAAALVNADLGVVDKDIAGAIAEVAAQVAEGRWDDHFPVDVFQTGSGTSSNMNTNEVLATLATERLGRPVHPNDHVNASQSSNDVFPSSIHIAATAAVTRDLIPALAHLAEALERKAAEFAEVVKAGRTHLMDATPVTLGQEFGGYAAQVRYGIERLRAALPRLAELPLGGTAVGTGINTPPGFAAAVIAELARTTGLPLTEARDHFEAQGARDGLVETSGQLRTIAVGLTKISNDLRWMASGPRTGLAEIALPDLQPGSSIMPGKVNPVIPEATLMVAAQVTGNDTTVAMAGAAGNFELNVMLPVIARNLLESIRLLTNVSRLLADRTIDGITANVERAREYAESSPAIVTPLNRYLGYEEAAKVAKRSLAERKTIREVVLESGYVERGLLTLEQLDEALDVLRMTHP, encoded by the coding sequence ATGACCGACGAGAGCCACCGCGACGACAGCCCCCGGGAGGGCTACCGCATCGAGCACGACTCGATGGGAGAGGTCAGGGTCCCGGCGCACGCCAAGTGGCGCGCCCAGACCCAGCGGGCGGTGGAGAACTTTCCCGTCAGCGGGCAGCGGCTGGAGCGGGCGCATATCGAGGCGCTGGCCCGCATCAAGGGCGCGGCCGCCCTGGTCAACGCGGATCTGGGCGTGGTGGACAAGGACATCGCGGGGGCCATCGCGGAGGTGGCGGCTCAGGTCGCCGAGGGCCGCTGGGACGATCACTTCCCGGTGGACGTCTTCCAGACCGGCTCCGGCACCTCGTCCAATATGAACACCAATGAGGTGCTGGCCACCCTGGCGACCGAGCGCCTGGGCCGTCCGGTGCACCCCAATGACCATGTGAACGCCAGCCAGTCCTCCAACGACGTCTTCCCCTCGTCGATCCACATCGCGGCCACCGCGGCCGTCACCCGCGATCTGATCCCGGCCCTGGCCCATCTGGCGGAGGCGCTGGAGCGCAAGGCGGCCGAGTTCGCGGAGGTGGTCAAGGCGGGGCGCACCCATCTGATGGACGCCACTCCGGTGACCCTCGGTCAGGAGTTCGGCGGCTACGCGGCCCAGGTGCGGTACGGGATCGAGCGGCTGCGCGCCGCGCTCCCCCGGCTGGCCGAGCTGCCGCTGGGCGGTACGGCGGTGGGCACCGGGATCAACACCCCGCCCGGGTTCGCCGCCGCCGTCATCGCCGAGCTGGCCCGCACCACCGGGCTGCCGCTGACCGAGGCCCGGGACCACTTCGAGGCGCAGGGCGCGCGGGACGGGCTGGTCGAGACGTCCGGGCAACTGCGGACGATCGCGGTCGGCCTCACCAAGATCTCCAACGATCTGCGCTGGATGGCGTCGGGCCCCCGCACCGGGCTCGCCGAGATCGCGCTGCCCGATCTGCAGCCCGGCTCCTCGATCATGCCGGGGAAGGTCAACCCGGTGATCCCCGAGGCCACGCTGATGGTCGCGGCGCAGGTCACCGGCAATGACACCACCGTCGCCATGGCCGGGGCCGCCGGGAACTTCGAGCTCAATGTGATGCTCCCGGTGATCGCCAGGAATCTGCTGGAGTCGATCCGGCTGCTGACCAATGTCTCCCGGCTGCTCGCGGACCGCACCATCGACGGGATCACCGCCAACGTCGAGCGGGCCCGAGAGTACGCGGAGTCCTCGCCGGCCATCGTCACCCCGCTGAACCGCTACCTCGGCTACGAGGAGGCGGCGAAGGTGGCCAAGCGGTCGCTGGCGGAGCGCAAGACCATCCGGGAGGTGGTGCTGGAGTCCGGCTATGTGGAGCGCGGGCTGCTGACCCTGGAGCAGTTGGACGAGGCGCTCGACGTCCTGCGCATGACACATCCTTAG
- a CDS encoding bifunctional polysaccharide deacetylase/glycosyltransferase family 2 protein: MGRLRLTGRLRTPKLSKADGHTPKLRTVKLRKLRTRTRMVLALATLLALVCTLLLDGYLHAEVGNDARVYRSHASRTVPDRLRKGGPVITFGRKGKATEHAIPSRTIALTFDDGPDPRWTPKILDVLRRHKVRGTFFVLGQMVIRHPELVRRMRAAGHEVGVHTFSHVDLSYQDKGRMDRELAQSQLALAGAAGITSSLFRAPYASKVRALDDRTWPVQQHIGSKGYISAFVDADSEDWQRPPVKEIVQNATPEGKKGASVLFHDAGGNRARTVTALGLYIERMQKKGYSFTTVTGALGAHSANHPAHTLPIWEGRALIWAAAFTHDALPFLMGLLGLVGFSVIGRLLLMVLLAWWHRRSRERRRWSRVQEVTDPVSVIVPAYNEKECIANTLRSLSASTHPIEILVVDDGSTDGTADIAEAMGLPNVRVLRQANAGKPAALNRGIAHAGHELIVMMDGDTVFEPTTIRELVRPFADSRVGAVAGNAKVGNRGKLIGAWQHIEYVMGFNLDRRMYDLLRCMPTIPGAIGAFRRRALLEAGGMSADTLAEDTDITIALHRAGWQVVYQEHARAWTEAPSSLGQLWKQRYRWSYGTMQALWKHRRSLIDRGPSGRFGRVGMPLVVLFQILTPLCAPLIDLFTLYGVIFLDPVRSLLAWGALLLVQLLGAAYAFRLDREDYRALAVLPLQQIAYRQLMYLVLLHSCVTAATGALLPWQKLKRTGEVDTPRAPEAVR; the protein is encoded by the coding sequence ATGGGCAGGCTCAGGCTCACGGGCAGGCTCCGCACCCCCAAGCTGTCCAAAGCTGACGGCCACACTCCCAAGCTCCGTACCGTCAAGCTGCGAAAGCTCCGTACCCGCACCCGCATGGTGCTCGCCCTCGCGACCCTGCTCGCGCTGGTATGCACCCTGCTGCTGGACGGCTATCTGCACGCCGAGGTCGGCAACGACGCCCGGGTGTACCGCTCACACGCCTCGCGCACCGTCCCCGACCGGCTGCGCAAGGGCGGGCCGGTGATCACCTTCGGCCGGAAGGGGAAGGCCACCGAGCACGCCATCCCGTCCAGGACCATCGCGCTGACCTTCGACGACGGCCCGGACCCCCGCTGGACCCCGAAGATCCTCGACGTACTGCGCCGCCACAAGGTGCGGGGGACCTTCTTCGTGCTGGGCCAGATGGTGATCCGCCATCCGGAGCTGGTCCGCCGGATGCGGGCCGCGGGCCATGAGGTCGGGGTGCACACCTTCTCCCATGTCGACCTGTCGTACCAGGACAAGGGGCGCATGGACCGCGAACTGGCCCAGTCCCAGCTCGCCCTGGCCGGTGCGGCGGGCATCACCAGCTCGCTCTTCCGGGCGCCGTACGCCTCCAAGGTCCGCGCGCTGGACGACCGCACCTGGCCGGTGCAGCAGCACATCGGCTCCAAGGGCTACATCAGCGCGTTCGTGGACGCCGACAGCGAGGACTGGCAGCGGCCCCCGGTCAAGGAGATCGTCCAGAACGCCACTCCCGAGGGGAAGAAGGGCGCGTCCGTGCTCTTCCACGACGCGGGCGGCAACCGCGCGCGGACCGTGACGGCCCTGGGGCTGTACATCGAGCGGATGCAGAAGAAGGGCTACTCCTTCACCACCGTCACCGGCGCGCTCGGCGCCCACAGCGCCAACCACCCGGCGCACACCCTGCCGATCTGGGAGGGCCGGGCGCTGATCTGGGCCGCCGCGTTCACCCACGACGCGCTCCCGTTCCTGATGGGGCTGCTGGGCCTGGTGGGCTTCTCGGTGATCGGGCGGCTGCTGCTGATGGTGCTCCTCGCCTGGTGGCACCGGCGCTCGCGGGAGCGGCGGCGCTGGAGCCGGGTGCAGGAGGTGACCGATCCGGTGAGCGTGATCGTGCCCGCGTACAACGAGAAGGAGTGCATCGCCAACACCCTGAGGTCGCTGTCCGCCTCCACCCACCCGATCGAGATCCTGGTTGTGGACGACGGCTCCACCGACGGCACCGCCGATATCGCCGAGGCGATGGGGCTGCCCAACGTGCGAGTGCTGCGCCAGGCCAACGCGGGCAAGCCCGCCGCGCTCAACCGGGGCATCGCCCACGCCGGCCACGAGCTGATCGTGATGATGGACGGCGACACCGTCTTCGAGCCCACCACCATCCGTGAGCTGGTCCGTCCGTTCGCCGACTCGCGGGTGGGCGCGGTCGCGGGCAACGCCAAGGTGGGCAACCGGGGCAAGCTGATCGGCGCCTGGCAGCACATCGAGTATGTGATGGGCTTCAACCTCGACCGGCGGATGTACGACCTGCTGCGCTGCATGCCCACCATCCCCGGCGCGATCGGCGCCTTCCGCCGCCGGGCGCTGCTGGAGGCGGGGGGCATGAGCGCGGACACCCTGGCCGAGGACACCGACATCACCATCGCCCTGCACCGGGCCGGGTGGCAGGTGGTCTACCAGGAGCACGCCCGCGCCTGGACCGAGGCGCCCAGCTCCCTCGGCCAGTTGTGGAAGCAGCGCTACCGCTGGAGTTACGGCACCATGCAGGCGCTGTGGAAGCACCGCCGCTCGCTGATCGACCGGGGGCCCTCGGGGCGGTTCGGCCGGGTGGGGATGCCGCTGGTGGTGCTGTTCCAGATCCTCACCCCGCTGTGCGCGCCGCTGATCGACCTCTTCACCCTCTACGGGGTGATCTTCCTGGACCCGGTGCGCTCGCTGCTGGCCTGGGGCGCGCTGCTGCTGGTGCAACTCCTGGGCGCGGCGTACGCGTTCCGGCTGGACCGGGAGGACTACCGGGCACTGGCCGTACTGCCGCTGCAGCAGATCGCCTACCGCCAGTTGATGTATCTGGTGCTGCTGCACTCCTGTGTCACCGCGGCGACCGGCGCCCTGCTGCCGTGGCAGAAGCTCAAGCGCACCGGCGAGGTGGACACGCCGCGGGCGCCGGAGGCCGTACGGTGA
- a CDS encoding TetR/AcrR family transcriptional regulator, protein MSDQPPKNSRLRDAVRTQAEILDVATREFAERGYAGARVDEIATLTRTTKRMIYYYFGGKEQLYIKVLERAYTGIREAEQAVDVTGLDPAEAIRHLAELTFDHHTAHADFIRLVSIENIHRAEHLTKSETLAKAGTPVIDLISGILARGREQGVFRDDTDTDAVDVHMMISSFAVFPVANQYTFGTLFGRDPLDPERRAHYRRMLGDMVVAYLSARS, encoded by the coding sequence ATGAGCGATCAGCCGCCGAAGAACAGCCGCCTCCGCGACGCCGTCCGCACCCAGGCCGAGATCCTGGACGTAGCGACCCGGGAATTTGCCGAGCGCGGCTACGCCGGGGCCCGCGTGGACGAGATAGCCACCCTCACCCGCACCACCAAGCGGATGATCTACTACTACTTCGGCGGCAAGGAGCAGCTCTACATCAAGGTCCTGGAGCGCGCCTACACCGGTATCCGCGAGGCCGAACAGGCCGTGGACGTCACCGGTCTGGACCCCGCCGAGGCCATCCGGCACCTGGCCGAGCTGACCTTCGACCACCACACCGCACACGCCGACTTCATCCGGCTGGTGTCCATCGAGAACATCCACCGGGCCGAGCACCTGACCAAGTCCGAGACGCTGGCCAAGGCGGGTACCCCGGTGATCGACCTGATCTCCGGGATCCTCGCCCGCGGCCGTGAGCAGGGCGTCTTCCGCGACGACACCGACACGGACGCCGTCGACGTGCACATGATGATCAGCTCGTTCGCCGTCTTCCCGGTGGCCAACCAGTACACCTTCGGCACCCTCTTCGGCCGCGACCCCCTGGACCCGGAGCGCCGCGCCCACTACCGCCGGATGCTCGGCGACATGGTCGTGGCCTACCTCAGCGCGAGGTCCTGA
- a CDS encoding transglycosylase domain-containing protein: MGRAEERRARQKGARRAKRAAKSGGIRRFFTWKWVLGYVLGFCALLIGAFFVLYLWVDVPPANAAAKAEANIYKYSDGTIMAKTGDVNRESVPLSKIPKKVQHTFVAAENKDFFSDSGVSFTGTARGLINTALGRGKQGGSTITQQYVKNYYLSQEQTVSRKLKELVISLKVDQQKSKDYILAGYINTSYYGRGAYGIQAAARAYYDKDVEDLSVQQGAYLASVLQSPSQYDWSAAGPNGKRLVKARWNYVLDNMVEKDWLPKSEREGMKFPVPIEPRPIPGLDGQAGYFVDSAKKELYKAGVDENEFEAGGWTVTLNIDRKKQKALEKAVRTELTDKLDPKKRKVDGDAQVGAVSVDPKSGGVVAMYGGAGATEHWTNNATRSDYQPASTFKPLILASALENGSATQDGTPITASTIYDGTSRRPVKGSDTAFAPPNEDNKSYGPISVQKAMNNSVNSVFAQMAVDVGLSKVKDTAMDLGMDGRVDNGFDVRPAMSLGVMGASPKQMAGVYATLDNHGKTVTPAIVKSAEKGDERPQLPDPVNGQSISRGAADSVTSVLTGVVDDGTGQAVRQQGQAVAGKTGTSDDNKSAWFSGYTPDLVTSVGMFGEGEKKQVSLKGTAGGGRVNGGGFPAQIWAAYTKTALSGQKASKFDLDTDMGAAVKPPPSPSTSDTSESPSSSPSASESTSESPSSSPSASESTSESPTSSPSGSPSDDASPSAPDPSSSSSAEGGFLRRDQQ; the protein is encoded by the coding sequence ATGGGTAGAGCGGAAGAGCGACGCGCGCGGCAGAAGGGCGCTCGCCGAGCCAAGCGGGCGGCGAAGTCGGGGGGCATACGCCGCTTCTTCACCTGGAAATGGGTGCTCGGCTACGTCCTGGGGTTCTGCGCGTTGCTCATCGGGGCGTTCTTCGTCCTCTATCTGTGGGTCGATGTTCCGCCCGCCAACGCCGCGGCCAAGGCGGAGGCGAACATCTACAAGTACAGCGACGGCACGATCATGGCGAAGACGGGTGACGTCAACCGTGAGTCCGTACCGCTGTCCAAGATCCCCAAGAAGGTGCAGCACACCTTTGTCGCCGCCGAGAACAAGGACTTCTTCAGCGACTCCGGCGTCTCGTTCACCGGCACCGCCCGCGGTCTGATCAACACCGCGCTGGGCCGGGGCAAGCAGGGTGGGTCCACCATCACCCAGCAGTACGTCAAGAACTACTACCTGAGCCAGGAACAGACCGTCAGCCGCAAGCTGAAGGAGCTGGTCATCTCGCTCAAGGTCGACCAGCAGAAGTCCAAGGACTACATCCTCGCGGGCTACATCAACACCAGCTACTACGGCCGCGGCGCCTACGGCATCCAGGCCGCCGCCCGCGCGTACTACGACAAGGACGTCGAGGACCTCAGCGTCCAGCAGGGCGCCTATCTCGCGTCGGTGCTCCAGTCGCCCAGCCAGTACGACTGGTCGGCGGCGGGCCCCAACGGCAAGCGGCTCGTGAAGGCCCGCTGGAACTACGTCCTCGACAACATGGTGGAGAAGGACTGGCTGCCCAAGAGCGAGCGCGAGGGCATGAAGTTCCCGGTGCCCATCGAGCCCCGCCCCATCCCGGGCCTCGACGGCCAGGCGGGCTACTTCGTCGATTCCGCGAAGAAGGAGCTGTACAAGGCAGGGGTGGACGAGAACGAGTTCGAGGCCGGCGGCTGGACGGTCACCCTCAACATCGACCGGAAGAAGCAGAAGGCGCTGGAGAAGGCGGTCCGCACCGAGCTGACCGACAAGCTGGACCCGAAGAAGCGCAAGGTGGACGGCGACGCTCAGGTGGGCGCGGTTTCGGTGGACCCCAAGTCCGGCGGCGTCGTGGCGATGTATGGCGGTGCCGGTGCGACCGAGCACTGGACCAACAACGCCACCCGCTCGGACTACCAGCCCGCCTCCACTTTCAAGCCGCTCATCCTCGCCTCGGCCCTGGAGAACGGCTCGGCCACCCAGGACGGCACGCCGATCACGGCGAGCACCATCTACGATGGCACCAGCAGGCGGCCCGTCAAGGGCAGTGACACCGCCTTCGCCCCGCCGAACGAGGACAACAAGTCCTACGGGCCCATCTCCGTCCAGAAGGCCATGAACAACTCGGTCAACTCCGTCTTCGCCCAGATGGCGGTGGACGTGGGGCTGAGCAAGGTCAAGGACACCGCCATGGACCTCGGCATGGACGGCAGGGTGGACAACGGCTTCGACGTGCGCCCCGCGATGTCGCTGGGCGTGATGGGCGCCAGCCCCAAGCAGATGGCGGGGGTCTACGCGACCCTCGACAACCACGGCAAGACCGTCACCCCGGCGATCGTGAAGTCCGCCGAGAAGGGCGATGAACGGCCCCAGTTGCCCGATCCGGTCAACGGCCAGTCGATAAGCCGCGGCGCCGCCGACTCCGTCACCTCCGTCCTCACCGGAGTGGTCGACGACGGCACCGGCCAGGCGGTGCGGCAGCAGGGCCAGGCAGTCGCGGGCAAGACCGGCACCTCGGACGACAACAAGTCGGCCTGGTTCTCCGGCTACACCCCCGACCTGGTGACCTCCGTCGGCATGTTCGGCGAGGGCGAGAAGAAGCAGGTGTCGCTCAAGGGCACCGCGGGCGGCGGCCGGGTCAATGGCGGTGGCTTCCCGGCCCAGATCTGGGCCGCGTACACCAAGACCGCGCTGAGCGGCCAGAAGGCCTCGAAGTTCGACCTGGACACCGACATGGGGGCGGCGGTCAAGCCGCCGCCGTCGCCGAGCACGAGCGACACCTCGGAGTCGCCGTCGTCCAGCCCGTCGGCGAGCGAGTCCACCAGTGAGTCGCCCTCGTCGTCCCCGTCGGCCAGCGAGTCCACGAGCGAGTCGCCCACGTCGTCCCCGTCGGGGTCGCCGTCGGACGACGCCTCCCCGAGCGCCCCCGACCCGTCGAGTTCGTCCTCGGCCGAGGGCGGCTTCCTCCGCAGAGACCAACAGTGA
- a CDS encoding SpoIIE family protein phosphatase, translating to MTEHPTSHNRRQAATSAAAPGAPAPDDAHGAVPDPRTAVRQTAAPGQEPGGGRPRPAEPRPVGAGPAGPAAHDGPPGPEGEPVPRARERGGAPERGDSADRTGRGRRGRSGADGTDGQGGAAAARGGGGRERRNTAESEHPAQPEHGTPEGEPVWDADRNAARGASGRPGGPSGGTGPDEQPPAAQSGGRGRGVARRGAGAGEHPERAGETHAAAAAAGEVAYSAPEGGVPTVPPASGTAAAEAATRDRGGDRLRFVGAATRRIARGIDLDEIVLGLCRATVPTFADAILVYLRDPLPVGDERPVGPVVLRLRRTDRIPLDPDTESGRLSLLPSQPDLSPAVGGGPAAELCEVEAGGPLAEVLRGVRPVFGDSQAARAALPELLGEGPSVATGQRTVLAPLRGRRRVIGAAVFVRRPDRPPFEPDDLLVAAQLATHTALGVDKAVLYGREVYIADELQRTMLPDSLPQPTGVRLASRYLPAAETARVGGDWYDAIPLPGNRVALVVGDVMGHSMTSAAIMGQLRTTAQTLAGLDLPPQEVLHHLDEQAQRLGTDRMATCLYAVYDPVAHRIVVANAGHPPPILLHRGGRAEVLRVPPGAPIGVGGVDFEAVELDAPAGATLMLYTDGLVESRMRDVWTGIEQLRERLTATARLTGPNPPPLEPLCDEVLDMLGPGDRDDDVALLAARFEGIAPSDVAYWFLDPKAQTAGQARRLARRALARWDLEDLTDAVELLVSEVVTNAVRYAERPITLRLLRTDVLRCEVGDDVPQLPRLRQARPSDEGGRGLYLVNRMARRWGATRLSTGKVVWFELAMP from the coding sequence GTGACGGAGCACCCCACCTCCCACAACAGGCGGCAGGCGGCCACCTCTGCCGCCGCCCCGGGCGCGCCCGCGCCCGACGACGCGCACGGCGCGGTCCCGGACCCGCGGACCGCCGTGCGGCAGACGGCTGCCCCCGGCCAGGAGCCCGGCGGCGGCCGCCCGCGTCCTGCTGAGCCCCGTCCGGTCGGCGCCGGCCCCGCGGGCCCGGCGGCCCATGACGGACCCCCGGGCCCCGAAGGGGAGCCCGTGCCGCGCGCCAGAGAGCGCGGCGGCGCCCCCGAGCGCGGCGACAGCGCCGACCGGACGGGGCGCGGGCGCCGTGGCCGGAGCGGAGCCGACGGCACCGACGGGCAGGGAGGCGCCGCCGCGGCGCGCGGTGGCGGAGGCAGGGAGCGCCGGAACACGGCGGAGAGCGAGCACCCGGCGCAGCCGGAGCACGGCACACCGGAGGGCGAGCCTGTGTGGGACGCGGATCGCAATGCCGCAAGAGGCGCGTCGGGCCGGCCCGGAGGGCCGAGCGGCGGCACCGGCCCCGATGAACAGCCCCCGGCCGCCCAGAGCGGCGGCCGGGGCCGGGGAGTGGCGCGCCGGGGAGCCGGTGCCGGCGAGCACCCGGAGCGGGCCGGTGAGACCCACGCGGCGGCCGCCGCCGCGGGCGAGGTGGCGTACAGCGCTCCGGAGGGCGGAGTGCCCACGGTGCCGCCCGCGAGCGGCACCGCCGCCGCCGAGGCCGCCACGCGCGACCGGGGCGGCGACCGGCTGCGGTTCGTGGGGGCCGCGACCCGGCGGATCGCCCGGGGCATCGACCTGGACGAGATCGTGCTGGGCCTGTGCCGGGCCACCGTGCCCACCTTCGCCGACGCGATCCTGGTATATCTGCGCGATCCGCTGCCGGTCGGCGACGAGCGCCCGGTCGGCCCGGTGGTGCTGCGGCTGCGCCGCACCGACCGGATCCCGCTGGACCCGGACACCGAAAGCGGCCGGCTCTCCCTGCTGCCCTCCCAGCCGGATCTGTCGCCCGCCGTGGGCGGCGGCCCGGCCGCCGAGCTGTGCGAGGTGGAGGCGGGCGGTCCGCTGGCCGAGGTGCTGCGCGGGGTGCGGCCGGTGTTCGGCGACTCGCAGGCCGCCCGCGCCGCGCTGCCGGAACTGCTCGGCGAGGGCCCCTCGGTGGCGACCGGTCAGCGCACCGTGCTGGCGCCGCTGCGCGGCCGCCGCCGGGTGATCGGCGCGGCCGTGTTCGTACGCCGCCCGGACCGGCCGCCGTTCGAACCGGACGATCTGCTGGTGGCCGCGCAGCTCGCCACCCACACCGCGCTCGGCGTCGACAAGGCCGTGCTCTACGGGCGCGAGGTGTACATCGCGGACGAGCTGCAGCGCACCATGCTGCCCGACTCGCTGCCGCAGCCCACCGGCGTCCGGCTGGCCAGCCGCTATCTGCCCGCGGCCGAGACCGCGCGGGTCGGCGGCGACTGGTACGACGCGATCCCGCTGCCGGGCAACCGGGTGGCGCTGGTGGTCGGCGATGTGATGGGCCATTCGATGACCTCCGCCGCGATCATGGGCCAGCTCCGCACCACCGCGCAGACCCTGGCCGGGCTCGATCTGCCGCCGCAGGAGGTGCTGCACCACCTCGACGAGCAGGCCCAGCGGCTGGGCACCGACCGCATGGCCACCTGTCTGTACGCGGTCTACGACCCGGTCGCGCACCGCATCGTGGTCGCCAACGCGGGCCATCCGCCGCCCATTCTGCTGCACCGGGGCGGCCGCGCCGAGGTGCTGCGGGTGCCGCCGGGGGCGCCGATCGGGGTCGGCGGGGTCGACTTCGAGGCGGTCGAGCTGGACGCCCCGGCCGGGGCCACCCTGATGCTCTACACCGACGGTCTTGTCGAATCGCGGATGCGCGATGTGTGGACCGGGATCGAGCAGTTGCGGGAGCGGCTGACCGCCACCGCCCGGCTCACCGGCCCCAACCCGCCGCCGCTGGAGCCGCTGTGCGACGAGGTGCTGGACATGCTCGGCCCCGGCGACCGCGACGACGACGTGGCGCTGCTCGCCGCCCGCTTCGAGGGCATCGCGCCCAGCGATGTCGCCTACTGGTTCCTGGACCCGAAGGCGCAGACCGCCGGGCAGGCGCGCCGACTGGCCCGCCGGGCACTGGCCCGCTGGGACCTGGAGGATCTGACCGACGCGGTGGAGCTGCTGGTCAGCGAGGTGGTGACCAACGCGGTGCGCTACGCCGAGCGGCCGATCACCCTGCGGCTGCTGCGCACGGACGTCCTGCGCTGCGAGGTCGGGGACGACGTCCCCCAGTTGCCGCGGCTGCGCCAGGCCCGGCCGTCCGACGAGGGCGGCCGCGGGCTGTATCTGGTGAACCGGATGGCGCGGCGCTGGGGCGCGACCCGGCTGTCCACGGGCAAGGTCGTCTGGTTCGAGCTCGCGATGCCGTGA
- the fomD gene encoding cytidylyl-2-hydroxypropylphosphonate hydrolase: MTADIAETTGTADIARWAPGDHILWRYRANASELIHICRPVTVVEDTAELLAVWLAPGTPCVKPQLTDGTSVHHEPLSTRYTKPRTTALSQWFGTGVLKLARPGEPWSVWLFWDQGWQFKNWYVNLEEPLVRWARGVDSEDHFLDIAVYPDHSWEWKDEDEFAQAQRAGLMGPEQAERVRTAGRAAVAAIESWGPPFRDGWEDWRPDPAWSVPALPADWGRTDKKHTSAHSRS; this comes from the coding sequence ATGACAGCGGACATCGCGGAGACGACGGGGACGGCGGACATCGCCCGGTGGGCACCGGGTGACCATATCCTGTGGCGCTATCGGGCCAACGCCTCCGAGCTCATCCACATCTGCCGTCCCGTGACCGTCGTCGAGGACACCGCCGAGCTGCTCGCCGTCTGGCTCGCCCCCGGCACCCCCTGCGTCAAACCGCAGCTCACCGACGGCACCTCGGTGCACCACGAGCCGCTGTCCACCCGTTACACCAAGCCGCGGACCACCGCGCTGTCCCAGTGGTTCGGCACCGGGGTGCTGAAGCTGGCCCGGCCCGGCGAGCCGTGGTCGGTGTGGCTGTTCTGGGACCAGGGCTGGCAGTTCAAGAACTGGTACGTGAACCTGGAGGAGCCGCTGGTCCGCTGGGCCCGCGGGGTGGACTCCGAGGACCACTTCCTGGACATCGCGGTCTACCCCGACCATAGCTGGGAATGGAAGGACGAGGACGAGTTCGCGCAGGCGCAGCGGGCCGGGCTGATGGGCCCCGAGCAGGCGGAGCGGGTCCGGACCGCGGGCCGGGCGGCCGTGGCGGCCATCGAGTCCTGGGGACCGCCGTTCCGGGACGGATGGGAGGACTGGCGGCCCGACCCCGCATGGTCCGTGCCCGCCCTTCCGGCGGACTGGGGCCGTACGGACAAGAAGCACACCTCGGCACACTCGAGGTCATGA